One genomic segment of Erythrolamprus reginae isolate rEryReg1 chromosome 2, rEryReg1.hap1, whole genome shotgun sequence includes these proteins:
- the TMEM139 gene encoding transmembrane protein 139: MLSESRWRGLRHTLLVLFSATLLIGITMLAISSEINPIGVFFLVAGGLCLVGYLISVAAEQCLKHQHAGEEAQAAPRRHNHNGDNATYEAPTYEEVLATGYLSDSAATIWTITSSPGTTQGEPPPYSVVIEPPAHGETVVETVSVSVEPGERRASETDLHSRLRLRLFLPPRLKRFVSDSHELKGSEERLERLEPLTPPPAYENPNVDEVFEGHFQPSKP, translated from the exons ATGTTGTCGGAGTCACGATGGAGGGGTCTCCGTCACACCTTGCTGGTGCTCTTCTCTGCCACCCTTCTCATTGGCATAACCATGCTGGCCATCTCCTCTGAGATCAATCCTATTGGAGTTTTCTTTCTGGTAGCAGGGGGCTTGTGTTTGGTTGGCTACCTCATTAGTGTGGCAGCTGAACAATGCCTGAAGCATCAGCATGCAGGAGAAGAGGCCCAGGCAGCCCCAAGAAGACACAATCACAATGG GGACAACGCAACCTATGAAGCACCAACATATGAGGAAGTGTTGGCGACTGGCTACCTGTCGGATTCAGCAGCCACAATTTGGACCATTACATCTAGTCCTGGAACAACCCAAGGGGAACCTCCTCCTTATAGTGTGGTTATTGAGCCTCCTGCCCACGGAGAGACTGTGGTGGAGACAGTGAGCGTCTCAGTGGagccgggtgaacggcgggccTCCGAAACAGATCTGCACTCCCGGTTGCGCCTCCGACTCTTCCTACCTCCAAGACTGAAACGCTTTGTCTCAGATTCTCACGAACTGAAAGGGAGCGAAGAGCGGCTGGAGCGACTGGAGCCTCTCACGCCACCTCCTGCGTATGAGAATCCGAATGTTGATGAAGTCTTTGAAGGACACTTCCAACCTTCAAAACCTTGA